ACTGTACCCAAAGGTTACTAACCCAACTGACAAAACAAACTCCATCTCGATCCCGAAAATCGAAACGCTTTCAGCAGCGTTGGCGGCGCAGCCTGCATTACTTTTACTTACGCTTCATCCGCTTGCGAGGCACTCCGGAATCTCTTGCCAGAGGTGTAGCGGCTGGAGTTTTCGCCGGTTTATTTCCCCTAATTGCTACACAAATGGCCGTTGCCATCCTCATAGCGGCTTTGATACGAGGGAATAAAATGGTCGCGGCAACAGCGACTTGGATTAGTAATCCATTGACAGGAGTACCAATTTATGCGTTTAATTTTCAAGTCGGTCAATGGCTGTTAGGCTCTAAGGCGCAGTCTTTTTCTGCTCAAAGTTTTAACTCCTGGCAGGATATCATGCAATTGGGAACTGAGTTTGTCACAGATCTGCTTGTCGGCTGCTTGGTTGTGGCGTCCGTCTGTGCTGTTGGCAGCTATTTTTTGGCTTTGTGGGTAGTCCGGCGGGTGCGAGATAAAAGGCGATCGCGCCACTTAAATTAACTTGTTTAATTGAGTCTATTATTTCCAAAGCTAGAGAAGCCTTAAAACAAAAATCGGAAGTATTTCAAGTCAAAATCAACCTTCGCCAGGGTGGAAACCCAGTAATTGATGTCACATTTAACAATAGACAAACCTTTGTAATGTTGTTAGATACCAGAGCTTCCCATACAAATAGTTAAATATTTGGTATGTTGTTGCGCTTCAGCGCTCTTTAAGATAGCGCTGAAGCGCAACAACATACCTAAAAAATTTTATAGACGAACTTCTTTACCCAATTTATCGTTTGCCTAACTAACTTGCTCAATTAAAATCCAAGGTGTTTTAATTAAAATAACCCCCCTATTTGTTTGATTTTATAATTTTTAAGGAACAAACATACTCAATTATTTTTTCAGCTAGGAAGTTATAGCGCTACGCGCTGGCGTATTTACAAATACTGAATTGAACCTCTGGATAGCTCAGCGTACTCTATTCTAATCTGTAACTAGACCAGCGCGTAGCGCTATAGTATCTTGATTATTTATATCAATATTAGAGTCGGAAAAAATTTCTAATATATCGAATATAGCTATACCTATATAAAATATACCATGTCTAATACTTAAAGAAAAAAAGTGCTTAGTGTCATCTCGTACTTGAATTTCATAACTCATTTCAGATATAGACCAGAGAGAAGCATGAGTATGATTTGAAAAATATGTATCTAAGCCATCAAAACGTTTAGCACCGAGTTCCACATTAATTTGAGAAGAAGCTTCCAAATCAGTAAAAACTTCGTTTGATGGCAAATCACCCGCAACTTTAAAAAGCATTTTTTTGTTTATTTCTTTGGCATTTAAACAGTGCCCTTTTTTATTTTTCAAGAATCTGTAAAATTCATCATTGTTTTTACCTATAAAATTATAGATATTATCTGGTGGCAACTCAGATATTTTGGAGTAGTAATTATTAGTCTTTACTTTTTCCCTTAAACGATTTTTTTCTTGTTTATAAGTTTCAATATCAATAGGATTGGCATCCATTTTTTTTGCGAACTCTTCTTCTTCTGCATTTTGATGTAACAGCATTAATAAAGCTCTAAGCTCCGCCTCTTCTTCAGTAATATTATCTACACTTAAGTAATAGAACATTTGATAAGTCTCAGTTAAATTCATTATTAAACTTGCTATTGAAGATAAATCCCCATTATGAGAGTTGTCATTTAGCAAATTGGACTCGGATGCGGGCAATAGCGTCAAAATACTTTTTGCTTGAGTTATTAGATGAATAAATAAACTACTTGCCCACTTATATCTGTAATCCAATTGTGTAATATTAGGCAAAGATAAGTAAAGCCTTTCAGATATGGAAATAACCTTTTTGTAAGTTTCTAATTGTTCTAGATAGTTCATTGTTTAATCCCATGATTGAAGTAGAATAAAACAGATAGCTTTAAGAACGGCCACCTCATTATAATTATATCTAAAAAGATGGTAGGCTGTCTCACTTTTTAGTAAGAACAGCTTTTACTAACATCCAATATCCTTGCTTACAGCCACGCTGCCAAGCCGCGATATAGCAACCGCTCTATAGATCGCCAAGGTGGGTATAGCCCACTTTACGAAAGCGAATCGCTAATTGTTAGACTTAATACGGTTCAACAGATCGTAAAACGGTTGCCAATTATCATCTTGTACAATCGGTTCCCAAATGGCTTCTATTACCGGGCGAAGTATGACCGTTTTGGGATTGCGGCGTAACATCGCCTCAACCTTATCCATCTCCTCTGGCGACAAACTATTCAAAACACGATGATACAATTTTCGCCAATTATTTAACAAATCAACCTGCTCAGATGACTGTACAATAGAAGCACCGCTAAAGATTAGATCGGCATCTTCTCGCCAGTTACTAGAAAACTGCTGTCTTAGTTCTGCAAAGAACTCGTGATAACCTACCTGAGTATCATTCAAAAGCTGAATTGTTAGATAGATCAATTTATCTGCTTCTGGTATTTCCAGTCGATCGAAACCCAACTTATTTAGCATGAACTGCTGATAGCTCAACAGATAATGAGCTTCAAAATTGGCTAATGCAGCTTCCATATCAGCGCTCGGAATTATCGCAGCTAATGGTGGATGGAGCATTTCTAAATTTAACCGACAAATACCCGGTTGATTTTCGTAACTGTAACGCCCATAATAATCAAAATATGCGGCTGTAAATTGCGGATTATAAGTAGGGATAAAAGCATAAGGGCCATAATCAAAACTTTCACCCGTAATTGACATATTATCTGTGTTCAGAACCGCATGACAAAAGCCAGCAGCCATCCATTGAGCCACCAATTCTGCCACCCTTTGCACTAATTCTGCGTAGAATAGCGCATACTTGTCAGCCTTTCCTTGTAAAGTTGGGTAATACTGCTCAATTACGTGGTCTAAAAGCTTTTGAGTTAAATCTTTGCGACCGATATAGAGCAAACGCTCAAACGTGCCAAAGCGGATATGCGATCGGCTAAAACGTATCATCACCGATGACCGAGTTGGTGATGGTTCATCTCCTCGCCATAAAGATTGGCCAGTCTCAATCATGCTCAAACAGCGAGATGTCCTCACACCCATTTGGTGCAGCATTTCACCTGCCAGCACTTCCCGCACGCCGCCTTTAAGCGTTAAGCTACCATCACCACCGCGAGAGTAAGGCGTCCGACCAGAACCTTTGGTGCCGAAGTCGTAGAGTTCGCCATCAGTTCCGCGAACTTGACCGTAGAGAAAGCCTCTCCCATCGCCCAAAAATGGGTTGTATTCGCCAAACTGATAACCGTGGTACCGCAAAGCCAAAAAAGGCCGACGTTCCTCAAATTTACCAAAAGCTTGAATGAAATGGTCGTCTGTAACTGCTTCGGGGTTTAGTCCCAGTAGGGGTAGCAGTTGGTCGTTGCGGAACCGCAAAATATGCTTAGGAAATTCAGCCGCTGCGACTTCATCATAATAATCATCTCCCAAGGCTTCCAGGGCCGGTTCGTAATTAAGTGTAAGTAAAGGGTTGGGAAAATTTTGGTTTTTTGGAGTTGCGGCGATCGTCATTGGGTTTAATTTTAATTCATTTTTATATTAGAGTAGGGTGCATTGCTATGCACCCTACAAGTAGACCGTAGCCTATCGTTGACCGCTGGGACGGTTCGGCTGGACTTGATTTTGCAATCGTTGTAGTTGTTCTGGAGTTAGAACCCCTTTAATTTGCTGGTTAGAAGTCTCCACGATCGAGCGAATACGAGCTATCTTCTCTGTTTCCAGATTCAAAGAACGTAGGGCTAAACCGGGGTTTTGACCAGCTTGAACAGCTTGGGTAAAACTACTGCGCTGGGCTGGTGTTAATTCTGCCTCAATTTGTTGTTGTCTCTTGACGAGAATGTCCCGTATGTCTTGCACCTGTTGAGGTGTGAGATTTAATGCCTCTTCTATTGAAGCTGGGCGATTAGAAGGGTTTGCAGGAGTTGCAGGACGAGTATTGGGGGTATTGGGGGTTGAGGGTTGTGAAAAGGCAATACCGGGTACGAGAGTAGCTAGGGCTACTGTTGTTCCGACAATGGAGATGCGCTTGGCAAAATTGAAAGCCATTAAAATTTTGATAGAAAGCAAACTTCTCCTATACTAATCGTTGTAAGTTATTGTGTGTGGCTCTGCTGACCTTAAAAATTGAGGATTTCTGCCTTGGGAACCGAGCCAGCTAAATTAGCGTCGCAAAGCAGTTTGAGACTTTATTCGTCCACCTGGCTGATGCGGCGCAGATTTAGAATATCGCTCAATTTCTTAATTTGTGTGAAAATGCGCTCCAGTTGATTGGAGTCGCGGATATCAATGCCTAACTCGATCAAGGCAGGGCGTCCATCAAAGGTTTTTACCTGAGCATTTCGCACGTTGACATTATTATCTGTCAGGCGAGATAAAATATCTTTGAGAACGCCTACGCGATCGAGTACTTCAATTTGAATGTTGACAGGATAGGTCTGAGGACGAAGGCTGTCGGAATCGATCGGGTTCCAGCTAACGGGCACAAGGCGATCGCCTTCCACACTTTCCACATTGGGACAGCCTTGCCGATGAATAGAAATGCCGCGACTGCTGCGGGTAACGACCCCAAGAATCTGTTCGCCGGGAATTGGGTTGCAACAGCCAGCTAGGTAATAAAGCAACCCTTCGACGCCCACAATCGGGGAGTTAAAACTCTTTTGAGCCGTACCCTTACTGCTGCTAGCAGATGGCAGAGTGCGTGGTGTTGTGGGGATAAGGGGTAGCGCCTCCAGAGCAAGTGCGATCGGTTGCTGACCTTTCACCGCTTCTCGGATGCGATTCACCACCATATTAAGCGTCACTTCCCCATAACCCAAGGCAGCTAGTAAATCTTCTACGCTGTGGTAATTAAAACGCTCCGCCACCGCCAGCATCGGAGCGGACTTCAGCAAAGCTTCAAAACCGCTTTTGCCCAATTCCTTTTCTAGCAGATCCCTAGCGCGTGCGACATTTTCGTCGCGGGTACTGCGCTTGTACCACTGCCGAATCCTGTTTCTTGCGGAAGGAGTCACCACAAAATTGAGCCAGTCCAAGCTGGGGTGGCCATTTTTCAGCGTCACAATCTCCACAATGTCACCATTTTTCAGCGGCGTACCCAGCGGCATCATTCGCCCATTCACCTTAGCACCAGCACAGTGGTTTCCCACCTCTGTGTGTATCCGATAGGCAAAATCTACGGTCGTCGCACCTTGACTGAGGGAAATCACATCGCCTTTTGGCGTGAATACATAAACATCATCTTCAAATAAATTATCTTTGACGCTTTCGATGTATTCCTGAGCATCTTTCAGGTCGTTTTGCCATTCCAGCAGCTGTCGCAACCAGGTAAACTTTTCATCCGATCCTGTCACCTGCGTATTGTTAGACCGACCCGTTTCCTTATACTTCCAATGAGCGGCAATCCCATATTCCGCTATCTGGTGCATTTGCAGGGTGCGGATCTGCACCTCGATCGGACGCCCCGTCGGGCCAATCACAACTGTATGCAATGACTGATAGCGATTCGGTTTGGGTAGACCGATGTAGTCCTTAAATCTGCCTGGAACTGGTCGAAAGGCATCGTGAACGACAGCCAAAGAGCGATAGCATTCGTCGTTCGACTGAACAATCATGCGGATAGCAGCCAGATCGTAAATTTCGTGAAATTCCTTTTGCTGGCGCTGCATCTTTTGGTAGATGCTATAAAGGTGCTTGGGTCGTCCGCTGATGTCTGAGCAATTTATTCCCGCTTGTTGTAGACCCTGGCGCAAAATTTCCGTTACTCCTGCCAGTCTGGCTTCGCGATCGGTCCGCTTCTCGGCAACTAACTCTTGGATTTGACGGTATGATTCTGTTTCCAGATACTTGAACGACAAATCTTCCAGTTCCCACTTAAAGCGCCCAATTCCCAGGCGATTAGCCAGCGGCGCAAAAATTTCTCGCGTTTCCAAAGCTATGCGCCGACGTTTTTCGTCAGTCAGGTGTTCGAGGGTTCGCATATTATGCAGGCGATCGGCCAGCTTCACCACAATTACCCGAATATCTTGAGCCATTGCCAAGAACATCCGGCGAAAGTTTTCGGCTTGTCGCTCGGTTTTGCTGGAGAAATTTTCGGAAAACTTCGCGAGTTTGGTCACACCTTCTACCAAACGCCGCACTTCTGGGCCAAACCGCTGCTCTATTTCTTCGACGGTGACTTCTGTATCTTCAACAACGTCGTGGAGGAAACCGGCTGCGATCATAGCACCCGATCCCCCAAGGTCGCGCAACAATCCAGCTACTGCGACGGGGTGACAGATGTAAGGTTCTCCCGATTTCCGATACTGACCGTCGTGCAGCTGATAAGCAAATTCAAAAGCTCGACAAACTAACCCTGTGTCTGCGGGATCGCAGGCGTCTGGCCCAGCACATAAACATTCCTGTAACCAGTCAGGGATTACGCAATTAATAGTGGGAGTGGAAGTTGGAGCAATTACGTTCATAATTTTGGACTTAATCCTTAAAAATAGAAGGTTTTTAGCCGATTTACGCCACAATTGTGGTATTTTTGGATATTTTGTTGCTTTTGTAGGGCTGTTGGCCGCCCTTGCTAGAGAGCAAAATCAAGCCGGGGATCTTTAAGAATATTCTTATTCGGGAATGCGATCGCTCTCCAAAATGTAAAACTTGTTGTAGGCTTTCACCCTGCCTATAGTGCTGATTACCGAGTTGGGATCTTGCCTTTAAAACACTTTTTCTTCGATCGGCTGGAGGAGCATATTCCTCTAACGTCAACGCTTGTAAGGACTTTGGCTCTTAGCCATGAACTTGAGAATCAGAAATACAGCTCAAGTCGAAAAACCCTGAACCAAGCCCTACCCATCCAGAATTGAGGACTGGCTGGGCACCCTCCAGCTAGCTTTTGGTTACTATTTATCTTAAATTAAAAGACAAAATTCTTTACATTGATTCTATCGCAAGGATAGATTTCCTGAATGTTACCGCCCAATCTTAGTGTCCGCTATCAAAAATTCCAACAAGCCCTAGAGCAACTGCAACAGACAGCTGCACAAGAGAAAGCGGACTCAGTGAAGCTGCGGGATAGTTTCGGCCAAGTACAACAAATTTTTCAAAGTCAAATTGCCAATTTGAGCGGTGATGGACTAGATTCGGCTACTTTGCCGAGCGTTCAGTCATATTTAACCGAAATCGATAAGGAACTGCGACTCTTAGGAATAGACGTGATGTTTTTGCAAGCAGCACGTCGAAGCGAAACAGCACAAGCTAGACTGACTAAGATAAGCGATCGCCTTCATACTCTGATTGCCTACTGCCAAGCACTTCTGCAAGTTCAATAAATAAAAAGCCAGGATGCAAACCTGTTTCAATATTATGAATGTAGTTTAGGCAAGGATAGAGAAACTGTGCAATGTCCGAAAGATAAGCAGGTGA
This genomic stretch from Argonema galeatum A003/A1 harbors:
- a CDS encoding DUF2062 domain-containing protein; amino-acid sequence: MSKNCTQRLLTQLTKQTPSRSRKSKRFQQRWRRSLHYFYLRFIRLRGTPESLARGVAAGVFAGLFPLIATQMAVAILIAALIRGNKMVAATATWISNPLTGVPIYAFNFQVGQWLLGSKAQSFSAQSFNSWQDIMQLGTEFVTDLLVGCLVVASVCAVGSYFLALWVVRRVRDKRRSRHLN
- a CDS encoding Spy/CpxP family protein refolding chaperone; this encodes MAFNFAKRISIVGTTVALATLVPGIAFSQPSTPNTPNTRPATPANPSNRPASIEEALNLTPQQVQDIRDILVKRQQQIEAELTPAQRSSFTQAVQAGQNPGLALRSLNLETEKIARIRSIVETSNQQIKGVLTPEQLQRLQNQVQPNRPSGQR
- the patD gene encoding heterocyst frequency control protein PatD is translated as MLPPNLSVRYQKFQQALEQLQQTAAQEKADSVKLRDSFGQVQQIFQSQIANLSGDGLDSATLPSVQSYLTEIDKELRLLGIDVMFLQAARRSETAQARLTKISDRLHTLIAYCQALLQVQ
- a CDS encoding protein adenylyltransferase SelO — its product is MTIAATPKNQNFPNPLLTLNYEPALEALGDDYYDEVAAAEFPKHILRFRNDQLLPLLGLNPEAVTDDHFIQAFGKFEERRPFLALRYHGYQFGEYNPFLGDGRGFLYGQVRGTDGELYDFGTKGSGRTPYSRGGDGSLTLKGGVREVLAGEMLHQMGVRTSRCLSMIETGQSLWRGDEPSPTRSSVMIRFSRSHIRFGTFERLLYIGRKDLTQKLLDHVIEQYYPTLQGKADKYALFYAELVQRVAELVAQWMAAGFCHAVLNTDNMSITGESFDYGPYAFIPTYNPQFTAAYFDYYGRYSYENQPGICRLNLEMLHPPLAAIIPSADMEAALANFEAHYLLSYQQFMLNKLGFDRLEIPEADKLIYLTIQLLNDTQVGYHEFFAELRQQFSSNWREDADLIFSGASIVQSSEQVDLLNNWRKLYHRVLNSLSPEEMDKVEAMLRRNPKTVILRPVIEAIWEPIVQDDNWQPFYDLLNRIKSNN
- a CDS encoding RelA/SpoT family protein, with product MNVIAPTSTPTINCVIPDWLQECLCAGPDACDPADTGLVCRAFEFAYQLHDGQYRKSGEPYICHPVAVAGLLRDLGGSGAMIAAGFLHDVVEDTEVTVEEIEQRFGPEVRRLVEGVTKLAKFSENFSSKTERQAENFRRMFLAMAQDIRVIVVKLADRLHNMRTLEHLTDEKRRRIALETREIFAPLANRLGIGRFKWELEDLSFKYLETESYRQIQELVAEKRTDREARLAGVTEILRQGLQQAGINCSDISGRPKHLYSIYQKMQRQQKEFHEIYDLAAIRMIVQSNDECYRSLAVVHDAFRPVPGRFKDYIGLPKPNRYQSLHTVVIGPTGRPIEVQIRTLQMHQIAEYGIAAHWKYKETGRSNNTQVTGSDEKFTWLRQLLEWQNDLKDAQEYIESVKDNLFEDDVYVFTPKGDVISLSQGATTVDFAYRIHTEVGNHCAGAKVNGRMMPLGTPLKNGDIVEIVTLKNGHPSLDWLNFVVTPSARNRIRQWYKRSTRDENVARARDLLEKELGKSGFEALLKSAPMLAVAERFNYHSVEDLLAALGYGEVTLNMVVNRIREAVKGQQPIALALEALPLIPTTPRTLPSASSSKGTAQKSFNSPIVGVEGLLYYLAGCCNPIPGEQILGVVTRSSRGISIHRQGCPNVESVEGDRLVPVSWNPIDSDSLRPQTYPVNIQIEVLDRVGVLKDILSRLTDNNVNVRNAQVKTFDGRPALIELGIDIRDSNQLERIFTQIKKLSDILNLRRISQVDE